One Oryza glaberrima chromosome 10, OglaRS2, whole genome shotgun sequence DNA segment encodes these proteins:
- the LOC127752974 gene encoding uncharacterized protein LOC127752974, producing MEATGTRLTRSASLSPRLRRSPTALCVSPRSMHHHHQQQQQSLRRATSDADIARSAPATASSPLPLLLRDILEEDVVVVVDGAGRGKGNDDDDKTSGRGGGGGGHMDMGEYYRRVLRVEPENPLVLRNYGRYLQEVEGDLGGAEECYARALLASPDDGDLLSLYGQLLWETSQDKDRAAAYLERAVQAAPDDCYVLGSYASFLWDAEEDEDDEAEDEMKPPLVPASC from the exons ATGGAAGCCACCGGCACACGGCTGACGCgctccgcctccctctccccacgcctccgccgctcccccACAGCCTTGTGCGTCTCCCCGCGCAgcatgcatcatcatcatcagcagcagcagcagagcctCCGCCGCGCCACCTCCGACGCCGACATCGCCAGATCCGCGCCCGCGACGGCATCATCGCCgctgcccctcctcctccgcgacaTCCTGGAGGAGGACGTGGTCGTGGTGGTGGACGGCGCCGGGCGCGGCAagggcaacgacgacgacgacaagacgtccgggcgcggcggaggcggcggcgggcacatGGACATGGGGGAGTACTACCGGCGGGTTCTGAGGGTGGAGCCGGAGAACCCGCTGGTGCTGCGCAACTACGGGAGGTACCTGCAGGAGGTGGAGGGCGACctgggcggcgcggaggagtgCTACGCCAGGGCGCTGCTGGCCTcccccgacgacggcgacctgcTCAGCCTCTACGGCCAGCTACTGTGGGAGACGAGTCAGGACAaggaccgcgccgccgcctacctgGAGCGCGCCGTCCAGGCCGCGCCCGATGACTG ctACGTGCTTGGATCGTACGCGAGTTTCCTGTGGGACGCGGAAGAGGATGAAGACGACGAAGCAGAGGATGAGATGAAACCGCCGCTGGTGCCGGCGTCCTGCTAA